Part of the Uloborus diversus isolate 005 chromosome 9, Udiv.v.3.1, whole genome shotgun sequence genome is shown below.
acaggcaacataaaattcaaagaaatgtcttgactAAGCTGTAATTCAGTggaaagggatttaaactacttgaggttctacagtagttttgcataacaaaatgaaatataataaagaaaaaatttaaaaaaaaagtaattaaaaacgttCAAACGAACAATagttttatcactcgagaagtaactttgcctaactgttgataatcatggaaactataaaactgaaactttcattcttgggtttcgtcgtcttttatacatttctttagaaaacgctgaattttccagctttttttttacctctagacaatttttttgctttgtccatatacgtacgctacaatatgctacaagtactcacattttccctaaaaaaagacaaaaaaaaaaccccacatttctttttaaaaaaaccagctttagttttttttttggggggggggttatttaaaaaaacccaaaaaaccctgggtccatgggctttttaaaaaaacccgggtttttgccaaccctggttcaaactcatttggctgatcagaacgtaattcatcagtagagttagtttatgtttagatgtttgaggtgttatgtgtgttacaagtgcgaactgatattttaataacTTAGCATATTaactgcagtgattgtttaaatctattaCTCATACTatgatataaattttattatgttagcATGGTTTAtggtttaaagttaatgtcaactaagtaaacaattGTTGTATCGTTTTAATTGCGTTTATATTGtcatagggatacttgatcccgaggatcatgtatccctttaAACAAAGGAATAAAGTATCCCtgatatgcgatttttacaaacatagtTGTTCTATtgttaacaatcagtggcaatttacgaaaaatatattttttcgattATTAAAGACTgcctatactttaacattacactttggtattgtttctaagttgtatataacgaataatgtaaacttcagaaagcttttcttgaaaaaagttttccttgatactttcagacaatcatttctaaaaataaaacaaaatggctcTACTAAGTGATGCCAGTTTTATGTACAAatataactttaacataattgtcaggtttcaaatctctactaaATGATTTTGGTGCATTTTTGGCTGTGAGATCATGTATctccagggatcaagtatccccagtctcccctaactGTAGAATTGCAATGCAACCacacaataatgttaaaaaatatttctatgttagTGGGAGAAGAGAGAAACTTGAATCTGAGCATTGTGCTGGGCCACTTTTGAGAATAATATTTGTAGCATCAGTGAGTTTACTTTCAATGTGGgaagaattcagaaaaaaatcccaAACAAAAGTATGGGACTTCAAAATTAGACTAAAATTTCCCTAACTTCAAAAGATAATCCGGTTCTGCTGACGATTACTTATGGATATAAAACTGTAAGGTCAGTATAGTCACACAAGacgtaaaagaaaaatgtttattgaataCTGTGTCATACATCAAAATTAAAGAGAGATGAAAAAATACACTATATCACGACTGATGAACAAGGCAGTGTCATACTCAATGTCACGAAAAAATCATTTGTAACATCAATGTTGGTATCAAGAGAATCTCAATAGTTTTAATTCGTTTCAAAACAAGTTCTGAAAACTCCTATATGAATTCTTCTTCTGAACTAATAAATTCATCTAGGCTTGATCAGAATATACTTTTTAGATCAAGGAACGTGCAGAATTTTGCAGCATAAAATGGAGACGAATCGCGAGTGTATGTTTTCAAACTCATCTGCGTAACGAGTTGCTTTGAACAATCAACAACTCAACGGTGGCAGAATCTTTTCTAAGatggttaagaaaaaaaaaaaaaaaatacagagaaaTGTTACAAAGCTTGTATAGTACGACTCTTGTAAGTTGAACTCCGACTTTGGGTAATTGTGGAGCTGGGTTAAGTTGGGCTACTTTTGCAAAatattccaactcaaatccgtgccaataacaCGTTTCTTTCCCACTGAACTTCTGAAAGCCGAAACCCTAGATCGCAGTTTAAGTAGCGACACGGGACTGCCGTTTTTTTTCCTACGTTTGCTATAAtcaagtagcgtgttttgctccCTGATTGGATTGTGGTATATCTTGATTGTGGATGAACATTTAGCCTAAAGATGGCGGGCGTGTCGctacttattctacgattcaggACTTTACTCAAAACCAGGTAAACGTTGTCAAAGTCGTAGCTCAACTGCCTAGAGCCGCACTATAGAAAGTTTGAaaacaaatgcataaaagttGCACAAAACCgttgaaaatattccaaattccATTATCATTTTGGAAAACCTTCGCTTTTTGAATGGCTTCATAACACTGTCTTCGTAAAAGAAATGCTCAAGAATTTCATCTTAAACGGAAGAGCACAACATCAATCCCTCACCAAGGATACGCTCTAGCATCCGACTGGACCGGCCGGCCATATCTGGATCTCGATCTTCCGAAGGTCCACTTACGGCGTAGGACTTGATCCGGATGGCAGCAGACAAGAGGCACGTGCATATTGCTCCAGCCGCATCGGCGGGGCCTGCTTCCGGCCCGCAAGGCACGCCGGGCCGCGTAGCAACGTCGGACGTCTACACAGAGCCCTGGATCGCCTTGGTCAGTCTTGCAAGGATTGGGGTCCTCCTCAGGATATAGGAAACGGGTTGCTGGTACCCAATTTGATACTACGGGAAAGAAAGAATGGTTAGATAAGTTCAAACTAATAGTATACACGGTGTTCTAAAAATAACGATACATTTTAATGATATGCATGTTTAATGAAAGAAACGAAACAGCACAAAAAAACAAGGAACATATATCACCTTGGTAAGTTTTGCAAGGATTGGGGTTTTCCGCATGAAACGGATTACAGAtatctaattaaaatattattcggTAGAAAGAATAGTTagatgggcgattctcgaaaaaatgtcccgtgcgtaacacggagtttttaattttattcaagtaactattaattaaactagaaagtcgccaacttggtgacgaatttggcattttttttttcatttggttttaatttggccgctgttggtgatatttagagagttaactattgaatcaaattaaaattgccaataatgggaaaatgacattaagttggagtaaaaggaagtcatgtgacgcgcacatcagctcgttaaataTTGATAAGGTAGAAGAAAAAGTATACGCCAATCACTGAAGAAACCACAACTGAATCAACTTTAGTATGACACTAAAAACTTAGTCAAAACTCCAATCTTGTCGGGGTTTTTGATCAAACGCAATGACACTTGCTTTTCTTCAATCGAGGCCGTTTTTCGTCTTcacacttatttttttacatacaccTATTACCATGCttgaaaactatttaattttcatgCGGTGTGTGaaagtaaaaatcattaaattacaaaaaaaaaaagaaagaaaggacgTCGCTCTGGAAAATTAAAGAATGATAGTAGTTCACTTTCAAGAGTAataatagtagttttaaaaaatacgtggttaaagcaaaatttgccacccctgagaaatttgccgccctaggcagctgcctactctgcctattgggaaattgggacCTGTTACCAACTTCTTACAAATTtcgttaaatttgttggaaagtttagTAAATTTTGTTGTAGCACCTGCAGAATAAAATATGCTCCGGTTTCCAGGGATAGCTGTTGATGTGAGAGAGGAAGGAGCTAATGTTGAAAGCATGGAACACACGAGCAGGTTTTGGAAGTGTCCGACAGATAAGGATCTTTTACTTTACAAATGGTGAcctgttaataaaattattcagccCCCAAAACTAATGAAAAGATGAATGTTCTCCACAGGTAATTTAAGAGACGATAACGTAGCTACGCACTCATTTagacaagctgatgtgtgcatcacacgacttccttttaggccaatttaatgataatagcgccttggaataagcaaagaaaaactaaatattttcacccctaagttcttgcgaaccgaagcaaaaaaagttttacacaaatttattgacattattggcaattttaatgtggttcagtggttaactctttaaatatcaccattATTGGCCAAataaaaaccagatttaaaaaaaaaatgtgtaatgtttcgctaagttggcgacaaaacatggcggccaaaagcttggcgatatatcgccaaatgtttgacaaattataacaccacttgagttattattgaaattaacaacaattccccccccccaaaaggtgtaaaagacccccttaggaacattcgaatgcaaacaaaagggaagatgcacaactagaccccactaggagtctacgtaccaaatttcaactttataggacataccgtttttgagttatgcgagatacatacgcacatacttacatacacacatatgcacatacatacgtacatacggatgccacgagaaaactcgttgtaattaactaggggatcgtcaaaacggatatttcgggtgtctgtacgttctaggcatatatccacatgtggtcgggtcgaaaaaaactcaacattcattcgggggtgagcaaaatggaaattaaggtcgatttttgagtgaaaaatatttttgcgaatacaatacttccttttttgtaaaagggagtaaaaaacgAACCATTCTggctcttggaattttaaagccttcgactcctCACTTCGACTCTTCAACCCCAAAATGAGTTTGACTTCAACTCTGCTGCTCTGTTAAAAATCTTCCGGAAAttcgaagaatttttttaaatcataatctTTGAATGCAAGTacggttaaaatattaattctgttttgcaaaaaaaaaaaaaaaaaatgtaatatggGTTTTTGTGGGAACTATAGAAATGATAAGTTTTCAAGATTTATTTCAAACAGTCAATTAATTTAGAGTAGTAAATGTGCGTCTTTGTGAAACAAAGATGTGACCAAGCAATCAATGTAtccccagtttcaccgacatttcaaatttcctcccccccTAACCTATGAAAAGACGAGATTGAagctgaaaaaaaagggggaaaggatttcgtatcggcaaaactggGGAGACTCCAAACAATCAAAGCATAAACTTGCAAAAAATTGCACACTTGATCTTCCTACTAATTCAGTgaattattcaaataaataagtaaacttgaatacaaaactattcaaaagaataaatgaaacaattaattaaataaattaattcaattcaaacaaataaacagtaatttgataattaatgataataaatttatcttactaatattatatatgcgaaagtttgtctgtatggatggatgtatggatgtatggatggatgtatggatgtttgttactctttcacgcaaaaactactgaacggattttgatgaaactttacaataatatagcttatgcatcagaataacacatagggtagttttcgtcccgttatggggggcaaaatccccttaggggggcaataaaacacaatttttgtataaattctctaatattgggatgaaaaaatacttgcacatatttacattatatgtccatcgaaagctctgatttttctgctgaagatggcacctgttcgaaatttctaagtagaataaaaaacgagttatgagctttttagatccatgttcgaaggctttcctcaactcaatacagtatttagtgtatcatctcaactccctgtcgatagcgacaattgttgtattgttgactttctttgcttttcgtgattgttcaaggcttttctcaagtcaaatcttgaagtaagatttttgcacaagattggcaaataatacatgatttggctgatgattttccatttaaacggaactttaatgtaattaatggtttttattattatttatgctgattgaacacctactcattatccaaacaaccagcagatcgccaaaatttttgcagaaagatttccgtagctgatgtatttggcagttttttcaacgttgctgtttttgaagccgaagaatacgtcataatgtttctcagttttcaccatgtaaacaaaatatcgccaatcaaagaattttcaaaagactttttttactgtgttaaataatccagcaactaaattaggcaaatccataaacggcacaaaaacttccattaagtttcctttttgcacaatttcaaacaatcaccaaattttattacttattttggtaacatttcggatgaaactgtttagcgccattttatggtgaccaaaaatatctcagcatctggcgacgatatctctgtaacgaaaattaatatcatatcgttttagaaagtaaggaaagaatgggggagcatcatcgaaggtaccccgaaccgactttcgcaaatttggtaaaatcgcaccaagagccacaatgattgaaatttcccgaaataactaaagcaagtataaggggattaggagcgcagctactttttttaaatcacttcgtacttcattagccatacacagaaggttttagactccatgttaaaaaaaaaaaagtatcaaaagattaatctttttaaacatgagaagattaatttcatgttttttaaatttgtatatgcttaaatatagtgctttcgtttctaaatcaatactactttgttctttattcttattgctattttagttttatgggtaaggaagaaactcgatttttaatcacgtcaaaaagatgtgttttaaattctttcacttaaaacagaaaacaaaagcaagtaacgattttttctaaaaattattactgacccaggcaacgccgggtatttttgctagttacttataagaaataaatgaattgattaatactaaatttaataattaatgatGCTGATACTTTAATTAaatcttatttaattaaaatttgttgagaaaataaataaacaaaaataataaaaagtaaaaaaagtgaataaaacaatgaaaaaatatgatcttaataaTACTTTTTGAGAAGGCGAActtggattttatttatttcactttcagTGTCTCTCGTCATAAGAATAGCCAAACGTTTCTGACTGGCTAAATAGGGAAAAACTGAACGTTTTTTGCATATCTAAAGCTTCTATCAAAAACTATAATAAATATGATTACAAGATAATCGCTACTATTATTTTGGACAACTTTTAAATTATCAGCTGAAAGAGGTCTAATCGTATTAACGTGGATTATGTACCAAGAATTGTATCTTATGgtcataataatgttttttacttcctttcacaaaaaagtaagtattgtattaacaaaaaaattttcactcaaaaatcgaccttaatttccattttgctcacacccaaataaatgttaagtttttttttttcgactcgaccacacgtagagaagtacctaagaacgtatagacacgcgaaatatccattttaacgattcccgagttagttacaacgagttttctcgtgacatatgtatgtacgtatgtatgtatgtgcgtatatgcgtatgtatgtcgcataactaaagaacggtatgtcctagaaagttgaaacttggtacgtagactcctagtgggatctagttgtgcaccttcccttttgattgcattcgggtgtttctaaaggggtcttttgctccttttcggggggaaatcattgttaatttcgatgtaaactcaagtgatgttataacttggcagacacttggcgatatatcgtcagtcttttggtcggaAGATTTTGTTgccaattggcgacaaatttggcggatttttttttctttaaatatgtttcaaattggtcactgtttgtgatatttagaatgtaaactattgaatcacatgaaaattgtcagtaatggggtaatgacattaaattggagtaaaaggaagtcatgtgatgcacacatcagttcgtttgaATACTAAAAAACGGTAGATAAATTTAATGTTCAGGTGTTGCAAAAATAGACTTTTTATTATGTTCTTCAAGTTTTAAACAGTTGAAGAGAAGTACTTTAATGTAACAGTAAATGAGGAGACTTCACTCCATAAATGTTTCCGAATTTTCATCCTAATTTTGAATGACTCTTCAAGTTGCTGCTGATCTTCATCTCGCGATCTAAGAATTCCTTTCCCCCCTGTTTTTAAGAATCGATCATCTACAGCAGGGTTTCTCAATCTTTTGTGATTATGTCCTCCGTTTGACCACCAAACTTTTTCGTGAAACTTCTCACGTATGatataaatattgttacaaattttgtaaattataattatttttatgtttatacaTGATTAATTTGTTGCAATCTTGCTAAATTTAGAGTTTATTCTATGAGTTTTCGCTCAAAATTGCCTCAGTTCTTGAAACTTTACCTGTATGTTACTTTGTCTACTATGCATCATTTAAAGCTGCGCTTGTGAAATTGGCTAGAAATTTAAGAGATGTGTCCAAGTTGGCATCATTTTTGACAGcttatttcttaaatttcttgTCAAGTATGTTTAAGTTGCTACTATCTATTCAACTAGGTATATAAGCATTAGAGtatccttaaaaaaatgaaagtcaattttttaaatagcACATCCACTCAATTTTTCCTTtcatgtcaaaacaattgtaaacgagctgatgtgcatcacacgacttccttttacttcaatctaatgtcattttcccattactggcaattttaatgtgattcaatagtttactctctaaatatcacaaacaatggccaaattgaaaccagatttaaaaaaaaaaatcgccaagttagcgacaaaacttagcgaccaaaaaactggtaatatatatcgtcaagtgtccgtcaaattacaACACCGCTTGAGattacatcgaaactaacaatgattcccccccccaaaaaaggtgcaaaagacacctttagaaacaaccgaatgcaaccaaaaggagaggtgaacaactagaccctactaggagtctacgtaccgaatttcaactttctaggacacaccgtttttgagttatgcgacatatatacgcacatacgtacttacagacgtcacgagaaaacttgttgtaattaattctggaatcgttaaaatggatatttcgcgtgtctatacgttcttaggcacttatccacgtgtggtcgagtcgaaaaaaaaaaaaaaaaacctcaacattcattcgggggtgagttacttccttttacaaaaaaggaagtattgtattcgcgaaaatattttcactcaaaaatcggccttaatttctattttgctcacccccaaatgaatgttgggattgtttttcgactcaaccacacgtggatatatgccgaggaacgtacagacacccgaaatatccattttgactatatTTTGactttagttgtgcaccttcccttttggttgcattcggatgttcctaaagggggtcttttgcatctttttggaggaaatcattgttaatttcgatgtaaactcaagtggtgttataatttggtggacacttggcaatatatcgccagtcttttggtcgccaagttttgtcgccaatttggcgacaaatttggcgatttttttttcttttttttgaatctggttttgatttgaccactgttggtgatgtttagagaataaactattgaatcacattaaaattggaaataatgggaaaatgactaactctaatttgaattctgaaactttgaattcaaattatggttttcgcaatcacgagttgcgacaagaccctactcattggatttATTGTTTCTTGAAACGGCTCCTCCCTTTCCCACAGGAATATCCCCCCTCCTGGatggttacgtgtgtacagttgagtgtgtgtgtgtataggcttacgtgtgtgtacgtaggcgtgtgcatgtgtgtaaaggcgcgggCATGTGTGAGTtcgtatgtgtatgagcatgcgtgtgtaggacatggacgccaccgcccagcagaaGTGTATtttgggggacagtgctcaggaccagaggagccgcgctggtaggcccctggtccaagctgaaaaaggaacccccacatcaagtgagaacaataagcaatcgtgattgctcaaaaaaaaaaaaaaaaacttttttttagaaattcgaaattttatgttgataaaacgctGCTCCTTTTCCCCACATGttccacaaaaacatttattcaaattaaaaaacatttaggcaTCCCACACCAggccaaatatttaaaatttttcatcaaaaaaaaattttttttcttacttttttttaaatgtaaggtaaGTCTaaagaaattatcaagctgaaaaatataaacagtaaagtaggaaattagcgttaaatagataCTTGTGCTCTCTTTGCAATATTTAAGAGTCTCCCACATAGGTCTCAGAGAtgtggattttttcaagtttaagttaaaatttttcacttcaaattattattttttttttttttattattcatttgcaaaattttgatttgaaagtgTTCCCTAATAAggttttaattttagattttattttaatttatgtgtaatttttttaaaggataaatttaaaaattcatttttttgaagaaaggtaTAAATATTAAGCCTCTTGCTggacatttgaatatttttttattgggaTAGATAATTTTGTAGAATACATTTGGAGATATTGGGGCAATGTTTATCAACATGACATTTCgaacttaaataaaaagttttttttcaattttcactagCACACAGTGCtgggttcacactttcagacgcaagtcggcacaAGGGTTACTGTTGCTCATAAGTtcatattatatgaaactttttttacaattgtttcgacaaaaaagagaaaaatataagagggttagcgatttgaaaaatcaattttcattttttcttgggacaccctaataagATACGAAGAAACAGTTGAATTTTTCTCCAGCCCAACAATATGCAAAATGACACAAGGTCTCGGAGGCCAAATATGGTGTTAAAAAAGGCGAAATGCTCATTACTTCTTCGAGTCTTAGTTTTTAGAAAGCTTCTATCGTTTTGAAGAATCTTCTGAAGTAAATcaacagtaagtttttttttttgtaattaaaacatttttattgaattctTCCTCGGATTTCATTGAtcagtttttgtattttaacaatgaggtcgtttccaaaattttaaaagtatatttttctgaaagagcattcttaaaatcatggaatttgattattttaaaaataatttgaccaagttta
Proteins encoded:
- the LOC129229824 gene encoding uncharacterized protein LOC129229824, with the translated sequence MVRKFSIVCLLACLLVQCCAVLVGRLRDKEEPVSNWVPATRFLYPEEDPNPCKTDQGDPGLCVDVRRCYAARRALRAGSRPRRCGWSNMHVPLVCCHPDQVLRRKWTFGRSRSRYGRPVQSDARAYPW